One Candidatus Poribacteria bacterium genomic window, CCAGCGTGGTATTAACGGAGACTTCCACCGGGGCTGGCACCTCAACGACGATTGTGGCATACCAACCGGACGCCTTCTTGGAAATGGTCAACGTCTTAATTTTGCCCTCCGGCAACGGGCGGTGATAGCGAACCTTCAAGTGTCGGACTTTGGGGACAACCACACGGGCATATTTTCTATCGACATTGCAAATCAGTCGATTTGCCAAGTGGCTGAAAGTCATTGACCGATACCGGCCTTTGCCTTTGAAGCGCGGCAAGCCCGGTTTATCACCCGTTTTGACACGACCGAAGAATGCTTTGTATGCTTTATCCAAACGGCGAATCGCATCTTGCAGAACGTCG contains:
- a CDS encoding transposase gives rise to the protein QANALPDLKQESEAYAGLHSDVLQDAIRRLDKAYKAFFGRVKTGDKPGLPRFKGKGRYRSMTFSHLANRLICNVDRKYARVVVPKVRHLKVRYHRPLPEGKIKTLTISKKASGWYATIVVEVPAPVEVSVNTTL